The DNA sequence CCTGCTGACCAGAGTCCGCTGTCCTCTGCTGCATGTGTGAATCTGCACCTTGGTCACTGATCACGAGAGAATAAACTACACGAGTGTGTTCCAGTTGTACTGGGATTTTCCCAGTCATGAGCTTTACGTTTCAACAGGAGACAATCCTCAGCAGCCTAGTAGATTCAATTTAGATTAGCTAGCCTTTGttcttcccacagtggggaaacttTGGTTGTTATGGCAGCATACAAACAGCAAAGACAAACAACATTTTTTGATCAATATTGAAACAAAATACAGTactgtaaaaaaagaaatatatatataaatattagttgtgggactttaacaagctaattacaacaacaaaacattaatttaatttaatttaacagttctCTCTCCAGACAagagggaacctttgtcagtgcaggagttcctgctccactgatcccactgatgcacaagacacgtggcagctaggatgagaacaacaacaacaaacatggaggaaacaaaagcaaacgaaagtatctgtttgctttggttcagggagatttttcactacacaatggtttccactactctgaatggacttgaaattcttataaaattgaaattcttatacaaatattttcaaggcattaaaaagagctttagtttaaataaggtgatataaaaacttgaatatagccacattggtgatttattgtgctgttgtcaaactgatgcaaaataaacaatattttgttgtttaaatgtatgtatggctccatcatttgattcagtaatataccaaattcattcacattggaAAATGTGGCTCATGGtgacaaatattcttatacgattaaattgtaatttttttaattgaatctcaCCCCTAATAAATAcctctaataaaaaaaaaaactaactacATAAAATAATcggaaaaatataaatgaaaaccatacaacaaaaaatacaacagTAATGTTCAGAAACATCCAAAATgaacagtgagtccaaactGAGTAGACCATACAAGATGGCTTCTCTGAAGGAACAGGAACTGAAAGTTTTGACAGTTTACTAAAGGTTTTTAGAAGTTTtgtaacacaaaaaaagacttcTGCTCAGGGTGAAGATTTGTGACTTTCCGACTTGGCaatccaacctctgcagcatgtTCCTGGTGGGCACCGGTTCCAAAGTTCCATGGTCAAAGCAACTCACAAAAGCAGTATTTTTATAGACAAAACAATCAACCAGTTTGGTTCCTTGTTtcaatgatgtgatggtgaagCTGCCAACTGAGGAATCAGGAGTCACAGCATCAAGCAGGTCATTGCCTGAACCGTGTTGTTGTTGGAGAGTGAAACCATTTCATGCCAGTTTGAGACCAGATGATCTGCGGGTGATCATTTCTTTTTGTTGAATCGTTGCCATGTTGGGAATCGATAGTGTTTCAGTTTTAGTTCAGTGTTTGAAAATCCCAAATTCTGGAGACAGAAATTGTTGAAAGTTGCCAGACAGCACGAATCAATACATTTTTCCAGAATATGAAGCTTCCTGTTGTTGAGATTTTGGCCTCAACTCCCTGGATGAACTCTGGTTTTTAGCTGAAGCAGCTAGCTGTCGTCCCTCCAGAGCCAGAGTAGCGGTGAGTCGTTGCTGTTTGGCCGTCAGTTTAAATTTACTGATTAGCCGTCAGCTAACCTGGAGCCGACAGGATCCACCGGCTCACGTCTGTCTGGATTAGCGTTGGCAGATTATTCAGCCTGTTGCTTTTGGCAAAAAAAACTCCACTCTGGAGTCGGTCCAGGAAAAACCTGGGAAGCGGACGTCctctgcaaaaaagaaaaaatagtgTTGAGCTCAGACGTCCAGTTGTTTATCAGCAGATAATCTTGAACCGAAACCCTtgaatgtgtttcagtcatgaGCATGGCTCTCAGTGCACACGCCAACTTGACAGGCGCTTCTGTTCCTACCAGAAAAGCTCTATCTATACTTCTAACCCATCATCACCTCATCGTCGCTCGACTACTGCAACTCCCTCCTTGGACTTAAGATGGGAGTCTTCAACCCAAACAAAGAGAGACCCCATCTCCATTGAGTGGATCCAAGGAACTGGCTGGAGAAGTTCTGAGCGCATTTAAATGCTGATGGAACAAGaacggaatccatgtgtgtgaatgagggGGAGCCAAGTGGAGAGGTGAagctacaggatgcagagataaagacggtggggggtttgaagtacttaggctcaactgtccagggccatggagagtgtgagaaagaggtgaagaagcaggtgcaggcaggatggaatcattgcagaaaagtgtcaggtgcgatgtgtgacaaaagggtgtcagcaaggatgaaagggaaagtgtccaaaagggtggtgaggccagcaatgttgtatggtttggaaacagtggcactggggaaaagacaggaggcagagctggaggtagcagagatgaagatgctgagcttctctctgggaggattagcaggatggataggatcagaggtaCAGTACATGTGCTCAGgcgtttaggagacaaagtcagagaggctggatggagatggtttggacacgtacaggagagagagtcagtacattggtagatgaagatgttgaggttggaactgccaggcagaaggtggagatgaaggccaaagaggagattgatggaggtggtgaaggaggacatgaggtctgagagaagaggaagcagaggactctGCTGAAGGGAGAAGGCTGTGACCTGTTGAAACAGCCTCTCTGCGTGCTCCCCAAACAGAGTTGCACTATCACCTGAGCTGAACTTGGAGTTGAGCGTCCGTACCTCTGCAGTAACCTGTGATGTTCCACTCGTGGCGAGTAGTTGTGAGCAGCCAACCATTGCAGAACTTTTGACGGCTGAACAAAACCGCCATCGCCGACTGTCAGGTTCAGTCAAAGACTTTAAGACCTTAGACCACCATCGCCAACCTCAGGTTCAGCCAAGTGgcaaaaagacatttatttcagGTTATTTGCTTGACGTGTGCGTGTTCTTCCGCAGGGAAACATTTCTGCTTCCCGATGCACTGTATTCCCTGGCTTCTCGCTCCGGACTCCccagtgtgatgtggtgtgtttttgttcccaGAGCACATTGGCTTTCTGCATCATTCAACACCCGTCCAACCATCTAACGCACACACAACCTGGTTTTTCCAATCCAGTGACCCGTTCACACTATTGCGTTTCAATTCACACACACGCTGAGATTTAAAAAACCAGAGCCGAATAATAAAATTAAGAGGATTCAGTCGAGTCACAGACCCTGAGTGAACTCTGATGAGGAAACACTCAAACATCTTGTTCTATTTTAAGCCGCTGGGTGGAAGTTaaagttgcaaaagatgaattcTGGGAATGACTTTGGAACATCTGACCCAAAATATATACATAGTGATACATCCGTAATTCATTTTGAATTGAAGCTCGTGCCTTGAAGCAATGTCACACTTGGACTGCAGCGGAAGTGAACAGGTCAGTGCTGAAAGTTCAATTTCGGGATATATGATGCATAGAAGAAAGACAAAGGTAAAGCAGTCcttccaggagatggcgatgtaGTGATCGCAACTATTAACgcaattccaaccaatccctgCGAGTTCTGAGAGACTGATATTCTGTCTATCACTACGACATTCCCACCAATTCCACCAATCTCTTTAGTCTTCTTTCGCAAAGGTAAGCAAAAGTCCTATTATTCCATCATGTCAAATGAACGCAACCTTCACTGcaacttttggctgcaacaataAAGTGTGCTACGAAGTGTCATTGAAGTCACACTGAAGAAACAACATTGCGTTTGAGAATGTGTCGTCCAGGACAGAAGAGGAGCAGTGAATAGTGTGGGTACTGGAGTGATATGATTTTGGAATAAGACGTGTGTTATGCAGTAGTCAACCCCTCCCACACAGGTACTCGTAACCCATAGACGTGTACTGAGtaactgcagttttttttttttttttaatctgctttCTCCAGCTTCAAAAGACGCTTCCCCTCCCTGGAAACCAGTCCTGGTTAAGATCTTCTGCTCCCGGGTCGGTTCAACAATTAAATCAGTCCAGTAGTCCAAGAGCAAAGACGGATCGGCTTCTCCCGCTGGTTGTTATTGTAGGTAGACGAGGAAATGTCCTCTGGGCCAGAACTTGACAAAGGAAGTTGCTCCGAGTCCTCGACTGATAAGAGATGAAAGATGTTGTGCGCTGCTGCCTTCAGTCCAGTTCCAGTGATTGCGCTCAAAGTTGGAGTGAAATATGAGAACGTCAGGCAAGTAGCTGTAACCACAGTAACTAGCAGCCCCAGGACAAACAGAGGCGCATTTAATGAGTCGCATCATCAGATGAAAAGACTTTGTTGCTGCTTCTTTCCACGTTTGTGTTTGGCTCGTCGGGTCGTTGTCGGAAATATGACCATGATGCCGTTACAGGATCTGGCACGTGTTTTTAATCGTTTGTTGCATGATAGGAGTGAAAAACAGGACAGCATTAAATCAGGCATCATCCATTCCCCTCAGATGATCCCTTCAAGAGCCTGACCCAATGAGCACAACATCAGGGAGGCAGGCCACTGGACCACGGAGGACGTTTACGTTTAACTTTAGCTACTGTGACTCAAGtgttgactgttgcagtgcatttggAACCATTTACGATCGACTTTCATTCGTTTGAGTAGTAAGTACCTGTGCAAAGTATTGCAGTCAAGTACCAACTTTCGGGGAGAGAGGTGAGGCAGGTTGGGATGTGACATCATCGTTTTCAAAAATTTCGGTCAGCTGCCACACTGAGACCCGGATCCAGCGTTTTCACATTTTGTCACTCTGTGACTGACTTTTGTGGGCAACAGGGTCACAGCTTCGGTGTGATTCAATAGACACGTTTCAGGCGACATTTCTTTCATCGAACATCTTAGGTCCCATGACAAGTCGCGCCACATCGACCACTTAGAGCCCAGATTTGATGCTGAAAGTGAAAATTCATCAACAAGACAAAGATGTGAAATGATCATAGCATTCACTCTTATTCCTGACTCGCAGAGCCAAAGTCCACCTTGGTGACTTTTGACCCGCCCCCCCCTCCAGATCAACCTTTTAATGCGACTCGACAGTCACTTTTGTCGCTCTATAGTGCATGTAGTGCGCCAAATTACGTTTGGTGTGAATGGACCTGTAGGTGCTGTGTACACAGATGGAAACAATTGAATCTGCAGTGTCTCTCTAAGAGTGTGGGATGGTGTTGACAATCAGGTTGACAGTGTGTTACTGTCGgcacgccacacacacacacacacacacacaattcacaTGTTTTATGCTGTTAATACCATGACTGTATTGTTCCATCCTCCATGACTATCACCCACTTGCTCAGCCCTTCACCTGTCCTTAACTCCAAGTACGACCACACTCTGCTGGAATCTACCGTCAGCAAACAGGTAAAAGCCCGAACTCTCCCTCTGAGCCAGCGGAAGAATTTTTCCTAAAAGCTTTAGGAGAGTGAATGAGAGTGGCAGAAAGAGGAGGTGATTTCCTGATTCCCAGAAGCTCCACGTGCCAGTCATGCAGTTGAATGTGTCTCTGGTCCAGATTGTATAATCTCCAAATGTGCTGCAGTGACACTCATTGGTCCCCGTGGATTATGTGGGAGCAGAGCCGCGAGGCTCCGAGAGCAGCTGAAGGCCCCGGAGGAAGGAGTGTGGGAGGGCAGGTGTGGGGAGCCGGAGAGGCGCCGCGATTCGATTTTGTGTGCGGTTTTGACCGTGTTCGTACGAACTAAAGCCCGTCAGAGAGATATCACGTGATTTGGTCCACAACTCCCTGTTGTTGATCTATGACCATCATGTTCAGCTCACGCTATGAGCGCAGGCGATTGCATTGATCCTCAAGGGTGGAAGATAGGGTCCTGCAGGATTTCTAATAAACTGTGGGGAAACACCGAATCCATCACAGTGGAACTAAGTGGATTAGGCTGTGAAACGTGGCGGAAAATCagaatttatttctaaataaatcCCATAAATCATCGAGTACGATTGTGGTCGCGTGTCCCGATTCCCGAGACGATGAGCGACTCACGCGAGTGAGTAACTTCCTGCCAAACGAATGAAGACGTCATCAAATCGGAGGGAATATCGAGCAAATTTCCAAAAAGACACTAAAATATATTGAGCTctgctgacatctgctggtgACTTTATGTTACTAGCAGCATGAGCGAGTGCGCAGCGTGGGGACATCGCCACAGAAATAAATGATTACATTTTCACCCTCGACCAAATGAAAGTCTTTCATTATTTATCTTGCGATCATATGTGGTATGTTTTGTGGATGTTGATTCAAACAGGATTTTATTGACCAAGTCAAACTTTTATATAGGCAATCCACTGTCCAATTTTTAAATGCTACCACCGACAATAGTACTGAATAATAACTAATTAATATGGTTTAAAAGCGTCTGATAACGGACGGGTGGAAACTTGTTATACGTCGGTTTAACCGTCGTTTCCTGCTTTGAGCCCTTTAGCCAATGGAAAACAAGTACTGGCGCGTTACATTTGCATGCCAAATCGTATAAAGCACTCGGTTCTGCCCTGCGGTAGTAACTACTCGTTGTGTATACGACAGTAACCATGCCTGAGCAGGTGAAAGCAGGGAAGAAGGGCTCCAAGAAAGCCGTGATGAAGTCCGCCGCCAAAGGgggcaagaagaagaagcgggCTAGGAAGCAGAGCTATGCCATCTACGTGTACAAGGTTCTGAAGCAGGTCCACCCGGACACCGGCATCTCCTCCAAGGCCATGAGCATCATGAACTCGTTCGTCAACGACATCTTCGAGCGCATCGCTGGAGAGGCTTCTCGCTTGGCGATGTACAACAAGCGCTCCACCATCAGCTCCAGGGAGATCCAGACGTCTGTCCGCCTGCTGCTCCCCGGTGAGCTGGCCAAGCACGCCGTGTCCGAGGGAACCAAGGCCGTCACCAAGTACACCAGCTCCAAGTAAATCGGTCCAACCGCAAACCAAACGGTCCTTTTCAGGGCCACCCACACACGTGAAGAGTTCAGTTTCATCTATCCATGATTAAGTTGGGTTTACACTCGCTGAAATCATTTTCCTTTCACAATAAATTTGAGACAATATGAATCTTAATTGAGCTTGTAACCCCGGTTTTTAGTTTTGTATTTATATGAAAATCTGACGGCTCAATGTGAAAGTACATGACAAGCCACTTTGACGCCTTCCGTCAGGACATTGGCTTCAACTACGTCCGCGGAAAGAATTGCCAAACGAAAGTGAATGAGAGGTGTCTGGGGGTGTGGTGTGGGTGTCTGTTTTGAATTCAAAGAACGGAAACGTTTGCCGTCCATGTTGTGGGTAACCGTCCGTTGGTTACCAACGTTATTGCGAACTAACGTTGTTGCGAGCGCAATCTCGAAACTTCAACTTTGAATGTGATATTCAACTCAGTTTGATCATATTTACAGGTATGTTGCAATCAGATTACAAAGTTAACGTACGGACAGCGGCGAACATTCAAAGCTTCTTGACTCCGCCCACCGCATGAGCACTCGAGTGACTGATTGGAGGAAAGAACTCAGGCAGCTCAGAGTGCGGAAGGTCCCGCTCACAGACAGTAGATCCGCCCTCACCGCAGACGATATATAACAGCATTCCGACAGATTAGTATTCATTTTCTGACTTTGACAGTTGAGAAGACATTCAACATGAGTGGACGTGGGAAATCTGGGAAAGCCCGCGCTAAGGCCAAGACTCGCTCCTCCCGGGCTGGGCT is a window from the Synchiropus splendidus isolate RoL2022-P1 chromosome 17, RoL_Sspl_1.0, whole genome shotgun sequence genome containing:
- the LOC128748709 gene encoding histone H2B 1/2-like, which translates into the protein MPEQVKAGKKGSKKAVMKSAAKGGKKKKRARKQSYAIYVYKVLKQVHPDTGISSKAMSIMNSFVNDIFERIAGEASRLAMYNKRSTISSREIQTSVRLLLPGELAKHAVSEGTKAVTKYTSSK